Proteins from a genomic interval of Chroococcidiopsis thermalis PCC 7203:
- a CDS encoding condensation domain-containing protein gives MNKKNIEAIYPLSPTQQGMLFETLFAPNSGIHLEQSTFTLQGEVNVSACEQAWQRIIARHSVLRTGFVWKEQEQPLQVVLRQVAVPLEQQDWREYSLLEQQAQLQAYLQSNRDRGFNLSQPPLMHLALFQTGDRTYQLVWTSHHILMDGWCNPLLFQEFLSFYQALSQGQDLHLKPVRPYKDYIAWLKQQDELQVQEFWQKNLKNFTKTTPLGITAEPLTNSANKAKYDEQKIYLDATSTTVIKSLVKSHRLTLNTLVQGIWALLLCRYSNKDDVVFGITVSGRPANLPGIESAIGLFINTLPLRVKIDPQEKLWYWFNNIQNFNLELRQYEHSNAGQVHQCSELPGHLPLYESLLVFENYPVDVNALQSAELKINISDSRSIGAQTKYALTLIASVESELHLKCVYDRRRFDSADVGQILEHFLTLLNRIVSNPEATLQTLLAQIPLAQIPRVRPLQKSAPVTENQVVQTQRTPVEEVLAGIWTEILGRECIGNHDNFFDLGGHSLLATQVISRLRDAFGVEIPLSYLFESPTIAECAQRIETKIRTGEKLETLPIKPVSRSKNLPLSFAQQRLWLLDQLDPGNHTYNIPTAVRLTGSLNITALEQSLKAVVSRHETLRTVFTTVEGQPVQKIQPITEITIARVDLRGNERSPQQRETEATHIALAEAQSPFNLAQGPLLRATLLQLDEAEYVLLLTMHHIISDLWSMAILIRELADFYAAFSQGKSLTLPDLPIQYADFSVWQREWLRLKVLETQLNYWKQQLKDAPIKLELPTDRPRPLQPTYTGTTQSFQLSKDLSDALKLLSRRENVTLSMTMLAAYNTLLYYYTKQEDILVGSAIANRNRSEIEGLIGFFVNSLVLRTDLSVNPSFSQLLHRTREVTLGAYAHQDLPFEKLVGELQLERDLNYNPLFQVWFAFQNVATADIQKLTLSLPDLTLSPFDTNKQRVPFDLGLLLSEQAEGINGCFEYKTDLFESSTIVRMAEQLETLLQCAIAQPDIQLSQLVEKLKESDYQKQLNQEKEYKNTVRQKLMNIKQKSNISSNS, from the coding sequence ATGAATAAGAAAAATATTGAAGCTATTTATCCATTGTCTCCAACTCAGCAAGGGATGTTGTTTGAGACATTATTTGCTCCCAATTCAGGTATTCATCTTGAGCAATCTACTTTCACCTTACAGGGAGAGGTAAATGTGTCGGCTTGTGAGCAAGCTTGGCAGAGGATTATTGCACGGCACTCAGTTTTAAGAACAGGCTTTGTCTGGAAAGAGCAAGAGCAGCCACTTCAGGTAGTTTTGCGACAAGTAGCAGTCCCATTGGAGCAGCAAGACTGGCGAGAATATTCTTTGCTAGAACAACAAGCACAATTGCAAGCTTATCTTCAGAGCAATCGCGATCGCGGTTTCAATTTATCTCAACCACCTCTGATGCATTTGGCACTTTTCCAAACTGGCGATCGTACTTATCAATTAGTTTGGACTTCTCATCATATTCTCATGGATGGCTGGTGTAACCCTTTATTATTTCAGGAATTCTTATCTTTTTACCAAGCTTTAAGCCAAGGTCAAGATTTACACCTTAAACCAGTTCGCCCTTACAAAGATTATATTGCCTGGCTCAAGCAACAAGATGAATTACAAGTTCAAGAATTTTGGCAAAAAAACTTAAAAAATTTTACAAAAACCACTCCATTAGGAATAACAGCAGAACCCTTAACTAATAGTGCTAATAAAGCAAAATATGATGAGCAAAAAATATATTTAGATGCCACAAGTACAACAGTTATCAAATCTTTAGTAAAATCTCATCGCCTAACATTGAACACTCTAGTTCAAGGAATTTGGGCATTACTTCTTTGCCGCTATAGTAATAAAGATGATGTAGTTTTTGGGATTACAGTCTCCGGTCGTCCAGCAAATTTACCAGGAATCGAATCAGCCATCGGGCTTTTTATTAATACTTTGCCTTTAAGAGTAAAAATCGATCCGCAAGAAAAGTTATGGTACTGGTTCAACAATATCCAAAATTTTAATCTTGAGTTACGACAATACGAACACAGCAATGCAGGGCAAGTTCATCAATGCAGTGAATTACCGGGACATTTACCTCTTTATGAAAGTCTCTTAGTTTTCGAGAACTATCCTGTAGATGTAAATGCATTACAGTCTGCTGAGCTAAAAATTAACATATCTGATTCGCGTTCCATTGGCGCACAAACTAAATATGCTCTCACCCTCATAGCATCTGTTGAATCAGAACTCCATTTGAAATGCGTTTACGATCGACGTCGTTTTGATAGTGCTGATGTAGGGCAGATTTTAGAACATTTTTTAACTCTATTAAACAGGATTGTTTCTAATCCAGAAGCAACACTGCAAACACTTTTAGCGCAAATTCCTCTGGCGCAAATTCCAAGAGTTAGACCTTTACAAAAATCTGCACCAGTTACAGAAAACCAAGTTGTACAAACTCAACGCACTCCTGTAGAAGAGGTACTAGCAGGAATATGGACAGAAATTCTTGGAAGAGAATGTATAGGCAATCATGATAATTTTTTTGATTTAGGCGGACATTCACTGTTAGCAACTCAGGTAATATCTCGCCTTCGGGACGCTTTTGGGGTAGAGATACCGCTAAGTTATTTGTTTGAGTCGCCAACCATAGCAGAATGCGCCCAGAGAATAGAAACGAAAATCAGAACTGGGGAAAAGTTGGAGACTTTGCCAATAAAACCTGTTAGCAGGAGTAAAAACTTACCCTTATCTTTTGCTCAACAACGACTCTGGTTGCTCGATCAATTAGACCCAGGAAATCATACTTATAATATTCCTACGGCTGTGCGCTTAACTGGGTCACTCAACATCACAGCTTTAGAGCAAAGTCTGAAAGCAGTCGTCAGCCGTCACGAAACCTTACGCACAGTTTTTACTACAGTTGAAGGGCAACCAGTTCAGAAAATTCAACCGATTACAGAGATTACTATAGCGAGAGTAGACCTAAGAGGAAATGAGCGATCGCCTCAACAACGAGAAACGGAAGCAACGCACATTGCACTTGCAGAAGCACAAAGTCCTTTCAACCTAGCCCAAGGACCACTACTACGAGCCACATTACTACAGCTAGACGAAGCAGAGTATGTTTTACTGCTGACAATGCACCACATTATCTCCGACCTGTGGTCAATGGCGATACTCATTCGGGAACTAGCAGACTTTTACGCAGCTTTTAGCCAAGGGAAATCGCTGACACTCCCTGACTTGCCAATTCAGTATGCAGATTTTTCTGTATGGCAGAGAGAATGGTTGCGCTTAAAGGTACTAGAAACCCAACTAAACTACTGGAAACAGCAACTCAAAGACGCACCTATAAAGCTAGAGTTACCCACAGACAGACCTCGACCTTTGCAGCCAACTTATACTGGCACAACCCAATCATTCCAACTATCCAAAGACCTCAGCGATGCACTGAAATTACTTAGCAGGCGGGAGAATGTTACTCTCTCTATGACCATGCTAGCTGCATATAACACCTTGCTCTACTACTACACTAAGCAAGAAGATATCCTTGTAGGTTCAGCTATTGCCAATCGCAACCGCAGCGAAATTGAAGGATTAATAGGCTTTTTTGTCAATAGTTTAGTTCTGCGAACAGACCTTTCAGTAAACCCTAGTTTTAGCCAATTGCTCCATCGGACACGTGAAGTAACTTTAGGAGCTTATGCGCATCAGGATTTGCCTTTTGAAAAGTTAGTTGGAGAATTGCAGCTAGAGCGCGACCTAAATTATAATCCCCTATTTCAAGTGTGGTTTGCTTTCCAGAATGTAGCCACAGCAGATATTCAAAAACTCACTTTGTCTTTACCAGATCTCACCCTTAGCCCATTCGATACCAACAAGCAGAGAGTTCCTTTTGATTTAGGGTTATTACTTTCTGAGCAAGCAGAAGGTATTAATGGTTGCTTTGAATATAAAACTGATTTATTTGAATCCAGCACTATAGTCCGCATGGCAGAACAGTTAGAAACACTTCTACAATGTGCGATCGCACAACCAGATATTCAACTATCCCAGTTAGTAGAAAAACTTAAAGAATCTGACTATCAAAAACAACTCAATCAAGAAAAAGAGTATAAAAACACAGTTCGTCAGAAGTTAATGAATATTAAACAAAAATCTAACATTAGCAGTAACTCATAA